A genome region from Natranaeroarchaeum sulfidigenes includes the following:
- the rimI gene encoding ribosomal protein S18-alanine N-acetyltransferase, which translates to MTVTSRDVPSDVRIRQAERADLLAVYRIEKTSFGSPWPFEAFERQLSEPGFLVAVDDEETGETIDTAAVIGFVVADLVPNHGQPLGHIKDLAVHPKYRGKGVGTALLRRGLDALYEQSVRSVKLEVRESNEGARRLYSRFGFQPLRRIPRYYDDGEDAIIMVLSRKDRTGQTND; encoded by the coding sequence GTGACCGTCACATCGAGGGACGTGCCGTCCGATGTCCGAATACGACAGGCCGAGCGTGCGGATCTGCTCGCCGTTTACCGCATCGAGAAGACCTCATTTGGGAGCCCGTGGCCGTTCGAGGCGTTCGAGCGACAGCTCTCCGAGCCGGGCTTTCTCGTCGCCGTCGATGACGAGGAGACCGGCGAGACCATCGACACGGCAGCCGTCATCGGTTTCGTCGTTGCGGATCTCGTGCCGAATCACGGCCAGCCGCTGGGGCACATCAAGGACCTGGCAGTCCATCCCAAGTACCGGGGAAAGGGGGTCGGGACGGCACTGCTTCGACGCGGACTGGACGCGCTGTACGAGCAGTCGGTTCGCTCGGTAAAGCTCGAAGTTCGGGAGAGCAATGAGGGCGCACGTCGGCTTTACAGCAGGTTCGGGTTTCAGCCGCTGCGGCGCATCCCACGATACTATGACGACGGCGAGGACGCGATCATCATGGTCCTGTCGCGCAAGGACCGCACCGGACAGACGAACGACTGA
- a CDS encoding DUF2062 domain-containing protein, with protein sequence MVGERLSVLADRLREELDRALLEDNSPQEIAASFSIGVFITSMPTLGTGLLLFVILAYISDRISKIALLASVVVLNPVVKWGVYAASFWLGIQLLGVPPGGVPSTVSFSAGSDIVVRLLVGNLIIGVVFTAIAYPVSLRLVRECHRRNIEPTELPAEILSD encoded by the coding sequence ATGGTTGGCGAGAGACTGTCAGTGCTCGCAGATCGGCTCCGTGAGGAACTGGACCGGGCACTGCTCGAAGATAACTCGCCTCAGGAGATTGCCGCTAGCTTCTCGATCGGCGTCTTCATCACGTCAATGCCGACACTCGGAACCGGTCTGTTGCTGTTTGTGATCCTCGCGTATATTTCCGATCGCATCAGCAAGATCGCTCTGCTGGCCTCGGTGGTCGTGCTCAATCCCGTCGTCAAGTGGGGCGTCTACGCCGCGAGTTTCTGGCTCGGCATCCAGTTACTTGGCGTTCCCCCCGGTGGAGTTCCCTCGACGGTCTCGTTTTCGGCTGGCTCGGATATCGTCGTTCGACTGTTGGTCGGTAACCTGATTATCGGGGTTGTCTTCACTGCGATCGCCTATCCCGTTTCGCTCCGGCTGGTTCGGGAATGTCATCGCCGGAATATCGAACCGACCGAGCTTCCCGCAGAGATCCTTTCGGACTGA
- a CDS encoding redox-regulated ATPase YchF, with product MSYRIGLVGKPSVGKSTFFNAATMNDVPEGAYPFTTIDPSVGEAYVRVECAAPEFGETCTPSVGYCEDGTRFVPTKLVDVAGLIPGAHEGAGLGNQFLSDLNETDVLVHVVDFSGETDIEGEPTEGHDPRDDIDFLETELDQWYLSVLGKGIERYETGYTTEDDDIEEELAEQMSAFRITEDEIKRLIRRVDIGFDPGEWDDDDRLELAREIRRETKPMVIAANKMDTPEAQENYDEITSDPDYEHLTMVPASAHAEKALKSAAEAGVVEYTPGTSEFEIVGDISGSQEAGLEQIREFIDEYGATGVQDALEAALFDVLGVIPVFPGGANGLGNERGEVLPDCYLLPPNSTAEDFAYSLHSDIGEGFLHAIDCRSNRQRGASYDLDERDVLEVITTN from the coding sequence ATGAGTTACCGGATCGGACTGGTCGGCAAGCCCTCCGTGGGCAAGTCGACGTTTTTCAACGCGGCGACGATGAACGACGTGCCCGAGGGAGCCTATCCCTTCACGACGATCGATCCGAGCGTGGGCGAGGCCTACGTTCGCGTCGAATGTGCGGCCCCCGAGTTCGGCGAGACGTGCACGCCTTCGGTCGGCTACTGTGAGGACGGGACGCGCTTTGTCCCGACGAAGCTGGTCGATGTCGCGGGACTGATCCCCGGCGCACACGAGGGCGCTGGGCTGGGCAACCAGTTCCTGAGCGACCTGAACGAGACCGACGTGCTGGTCCACGTCGTCGACTTCTCGGGCGAGACCGACATCGAGGGAGAACCGACTGAAGGCCACGACCCACGGGACGATATCGACTTCCTCGAAACCGAGCTCGACCAGTGGTACCTGAGCGTCCTCGGGAAGGGAATCGAGCGCTACGAGACGGGCTACACCACAGAAGACGACGATATCGAGGAGGAGCTCGCAGAGCAGATGAGCGCGTTCCGGATCACCGAAGACGAGATCAAGCGCCTGATTCGGCGAGTCGACATCGGCTTCGACCCCGGGGAGTGGGATGATGACGATCGGCTCGAACTGGCCCGTGAGATCCGCCGCGAGACCAAGCCGATGGTGATCGCGGCCAACAAGATGGATACCCCGGAGGCACAGGAAAACTACGACGAGATTACGTCGGATCCTGACTACGAGCATCTGACGATGGTTCCTGCGAGCGCCCATGCGGAGAAGGCGCTCAAATCCGCCGCAGAGGCCGGTGTCGTCGAGTACACCCCCGGCACGAGCGAGTTCGAGATCGTCGGCGACATCTCCGGAAGTCAGGAGGCCGGACTCGAACAGATCCGGGAGTTCATCGACGAGTACGGTGCGACCGGAGTACAGGATGCGCTTGAAGCCGCGCTGTTCGACGTCCTCGGTGTTATCCCCGTCTTCCCCGGCGGCGCGAACGGCCTCGGAAACGAACGCGGCGAGGTGCTTCCCGACTGCTACCTTCTTCCGCCGAACTCGACTGCTGAAGACTTCGCGTACAGCCTTCATTCCGATATCGGCGAGGGCTTCCTCCACGCGATCGACTGTCGATCCAACCGCCAGCGTGGTGCGAGTTACGACCTCGACGAGCGCGACGTACTCGAAGTTATTACCACAAACTAG
- a CDS encoding DUF5809 family protein, with product MHTTGLFSPDDESEAVETYDSLGPAAQTVVKETAKAMAFDADEYGERVTGDVIETARDALFASLLSVQVGTTEEFEAWRDGFDGEVEVRGSEHVDNVVWHVAPGGRAVAATFQSEEQAAVGTLRRQAFGTIYRDILR from the coding sequence ATGCACACGACGGGACTATTCTCCCCGGACGACGAATCCGAGGCCGTAGAGACCTACGACTCGCTGGGACCGGCCGCCCAGACCGTCGTCAAGGAGACGGCCAAGGCGATGGCGTTTGACGCCGACGAGTACGGCGAGCGTGTAACTGGCGACGTGATCGAGACCGCACGAGACGCACTGTTTGCCTCGCTGCTCTCGGTTCAGGTCGGAACCACCGAGGAGTTCGAGGCGTGGCGTGACGGCTTCGACGGCGAGGTCGAGGTGCGGGGGAGCGAGCACGTCGACAACGTCGTCTGGCACGTCGCGCCCGGCGGTCGGGCGGTCGCGGCGACGTTCCAGAGCGAGGAGCAGGCGGCTGTCGGGACGCTCCGGCGGCAGGCGTTCGGGACGATCTATCGAGATATACTCAGGTGA
- a CDS encoding Vms1/Ankzf1 family peptidyl-tRNA hydrolase: MIDTLLGRAGLKERIHELEAELAELEEERDGLREQLDAAEERRADAVSDRQDAQERVNRLEDKVTQLEDTVERLRDEDSEISFRSVDDVQGGRLAGVLDRLESFETDEEGVFTAMVDRHASATTRDAFGERTALVERASPCLAITDDEGLLSVALRPPVAPEPFERWGERVEIDREWFRPTGRYAVALVRADLFALGEYTGDEQLSASGFRTDVKGDHSKGGYSQARFERLREEQVRRHLNKCREKIQERSADRLFLLGDAEAIDRLEADVDPAATGTVDASGKPKPALKNAVQEFFTVRMYTL, translated from the coding sequence ATGATCGATACGCTACTCGGACGCGCTGGCCTCAAAGAGCGTATTCACGAGCTAGAAGCCGAGCTAGCCGAGCTCGAAGAGGAACGCGACGGGCTGCGAGAGCAACTCGACGCCGCGGAGGAGCGGCGTGCCGACGCAGTCAGTGACCGGCAGGACGCGCAAGAACGGGTCAACCGGCTGGAGGACAAGGTAACACAGCTCGAAGATACGGTCGAACGACTCCGGGACGAGGACAGCGAGATCTCGTTTCGTTCGGTCGACGACGTGCAAGGGGGGCGTCTGGCTGGAGTACTCGATCGTCTGGAGAGCTTCGAGACGGACGAGGAAGGAGTCTTTACAGCGATGGTGGACCGCCATGCCTCAGCGACGACGCGGGATGCCTTCGGTGAGCGAACGGCGCTCGTCGAGCGCGCCAGCCCCTGTCTGGCGATCACCGACGACGAGGGGCTGCTGAGCGTCGCGTTGCGTCCCCCTGTTGCCCCCGAGCCGTTCGAGCGGTGGGGTGAGCGCGTCGAGATCGACCGCGAATGGTTCCGACCGACCGGCCGATACGCGGTGGCGCTCGTCCGGGCCGATCTGTTCGCACTCGGCGAGTACACGGGCGACGAGCAGCTATCGGCCAGCGGCTTCCGGACGGACGTGAAAGGCGATCACTCGAAGGGCGGCTACTCGCAGGCCCGCTTCGAGCGGCTCCGGGAAGAGCAGGTGCGTCGGCATCTGAACAAATGTCGAGAAAAGATCCAGGAACGGTCCGCAGATAGACTGTTCTTGCTCGGCGACGCCGAAGCGATCGACCGGCTAGAGGCGGACGTCGACCCCGCTGCAACGGGGACGGTGGACGCATCCGGCAAGCCCAAGCCAGCCCTGAAGAACGCAGTTCAGGAGTTTTTCACGGTCCGAATGTACACGCTGTGA
- the folP gene encoding dihydropteroate synthase: MKFHDAANFLYDLRRFGPRPGIESTADLLAALDDPHDDLDCVQVAGSNGKGSTARMTESILREAGLTVGLFTSPHLEDLRERIRVDGRKIPKAAVCEFVEHVEGHVRDRGAEGISPTFFEATTAMALWQFAREGVDVVVLEVGIGGKKDATSVVDPVASAVTSVTLEHTGVLGDTIEEIAQDKAHVAPADAPLVTGVDGVALDAVRSIAGEVVTVGAGGDVVPTYGGRTNHTEAAIGIEGPDWSVDTRLPTLGAHQSENAAIAATLARHVIDEQGGDLAETTIETGLRRSHWPGRFEVVEQEPLTVLDGAHNPGACERIAEVLTEFEYDDLHLVFGAMHDKDHRAMADTLPTADRVVACQPDLDRAEDEAVLARVFEASGAEEVVTNNSVEGALSRALREADADDCVLVTGSLFTVAEARTRWTRLQVPKRVEEINDARAVLSDAHVTDPGVWRMRGKGVHRVLKTRVQKRQAQYLKEELLSLGGECALSGLNDQDDVIIDVVMMATMAQFNRLVDKLDGQPYGLSVVGEEIRETLGIRTAEPDSGYPWDDGTAVMGILNITPDSFHDGGEYNAVAEARERAERMVANGAAILDVGGESTRPGAEPVSVDEEIDRVVPVIEAIADLDAMISVDTRKAEVARAAVEAGADIINDVSGLEDPEMRFVAAEHDAALVVMHSVDAPVDPDTEIEYDDVVEDVIDQLAERVLLAEKAGLDREQIVVDPGLGFGKSSAESFELLDRCDELAALGCPIMVGHSHKSMFALSGQDADERLPSTIAGTTLATERGVDIVRVHDVAENAAAVTVAETAAGTMSSGTDD; the protein is encoded by the coding sequence ATGAAGTTCCACGACGCGGCGAACTTCCTCTACGATCTGCGTCGGTTCGGTCCACGCCCAGGGATCGAGTCGACCGCGGATCTGCTCGCCGCACTGGACGACCCACACGACGATCTCGACTGCGTGCAGGTCGCTGGCTCGAACGGCAAGGGCAGCACGGCCCGAATGACGGAGTCGATCCTCCGGGAGGCCGGTCTCACCGTCGGACTCTTTACGTCGCCACATCTGGAGGACCTGCGCGAACGCATTCGCGTCGACGGGCGCAAGATCCCGAAAGCGGCCGTCTGCGAGTTCGTCGAGCACGTCGAGGGGCACGTCCGCGACCGAGGTGCTGAGGGGATCTCTCCCACTTTCTTCGAGGCGACGACGGCGATGGCGCTCTGGCAGTTCGCCCGCGAGGGCGTCGACGTCGTCGTGCTGGAGGTCGGCATCGGCGGCAAGAAAGATGCCACGAGCGTCGTCGATCCGGTCGCCAGCGCAGTCACCTCCGTCACGCTGGAACACACCGGCGTCCTCGGCGATACAATCGAGGAGATCGCACAGGACAAAGCACACGTCGCACCCGCCGATGCGCCACTGGTCACGGGCGTCGACGGTGTAGCGCTCGACGCGGTCCGCTCGATTGCTGGTGAGGTCGTCACCGTCGGCGCGGGCGGCGATGTCGTACCGACCTACGGTGGCCGGACGAATCACACCGAAGCCGCAATCGGAATCGAGGGGCCGGACTGGTCAGTCGACACGCGGCTCCCGACACTGGGTGCCCACCAGTCCGAGAACGCGGCCATCGCGGCGACGCTCGCCCGGCACGTCATCGACGAGCAGGGGGGCGACCTCGCCGAAACCACGATCGAGACCGGCCTCCGGCGCTCGCACTGGCCCGGCCGGTTCGAGGTCGTGGAGCAGGAGCCCCTGACCGTGCTGGACGGCGCACACAACCCTGGTGCCTGCGAGCGGATCGCGGAGGTCCTGACGGAGTTCGAGTACGACGACCTCCATCTCGTCTTCGGTGCGATGCACGACAAGGACCACCGCGCTATGGCCGACACGCTCCCCACTGCCGATCGCGTCGTGGCGTGTCAGCCCGATCTGGACCGTGCCGAGGACGAGGCCGTACTTGCGCGTGTGTTCGAGGCCAGCGGGGCCGAGGAGGTCGTCACGAACAACTCCGTCGAGGGCGCGCTCTCGCGAGCGCTGCGCGAGGCCGACGCCGACGACTGCGTGCTCGTTACTGGCTCGCTCTTTACAGTCGCCGAGGCCCGGACGCGATGGACGCGCTTGCAGGTGCCAAAACGAGTCGAGGAGATAAACGATGCCCGCGCGGTCCTCTCGGACGCCCACGTCACCGATCCGGGCGTCTGGCGGATGCGCGGCAAAGGAGTCCACCGCGTGCTCAAAACCCGCGTACAGAAGCGACAGGCCCAGTATCTCAAGGAGGAACTGCTCAGCCTCGGCGGCGAGTGTGCCCTTTCCGGGCTGAACGATCAGGACGACGTTATCATCGACGTCGTGATGATGGCGACGATGGCCCAGTTCAACCGGCTCGTGGACAAACTCGACGGACAGCCCTACGGCCTCTCGGTCGTCGGCGAGGAGATCCGCGAGACTCTGGGGATCCGTACGGCCGAGCCCGACTCCGGCTACCCGTGGGACGACGGGACCGCCGTGATGGGCATCCTCAACATCACGCCGGATAGCTTTCACGATGGGGGCGAGTACAACGCCGTCGCCGAGGCCCGCGAGCGCGCCGAGCGGATGGTCGCAAACGGCGCGGCGATCCTCGACGTGGGCGGCGAGAGCACACGTCCCGGTGCCGAGCCGGTGAGCGTCGACGAGGAGATAGATCGCGTCGTCCCGGTGATAGAGGCAATCGCCGACCTGGATGCGATGATCTCCGTGGACACCCGCAAAGCCGAGGTTGCCCGGGCCGCCGTCGAGGCGGGTGCGGACATTATCAACGACGTGTCCGGCCTCGAAGATCCAGAGATGCGCTTTGTCGCCGCCGAGCACGACGCTGCCCTCGTCGTCATGCACAGCGTTGACGCGCCGGTCGATCCCGACACCGAAATCGAGTACGACGACGTCGTCGAGGACGTGATCGACCAGCTCGCAGAACGCGTCCTGCTCGCCGAGAAAGCAGGGCTCGACCGCGAGCAGATCGTTGTCGATCCCGGACTGGGCTTCGGAAAAAGTTCGGCGGAAAGCTTCGAGCTACTGGACCGGTGTGACGAACTCGCCGCGCTTGGTTGTCCGATCATGGTCGGCCATTCGCACAAGTCGATGTTCGCGCTGTCCGGCCAAGACGCCGACGAGCGCCTGCCGTCGACGATCGCCGGAACGACGCTTGCGACCGAGCGCGGTGTAGATATCGTTCGCGTGCACGACGTCGCCGAGAACGCGGCGGCGGTGACCGTGGCCGAGACGGCGGCCGGTACCATGTCGTCCGGAACGGACGACTGA
- a CDS encoding NUDIX hydrolase, protein MDDSEQQGTTRTGDDWTVLESVTEYETGWYEGGYDLVEQPNGTTKRYYWAELPPAVVIVAVTNDQLVCVEQYRPTIHESQLELPAGIVEDGESYTTAGARELREETGFEPSGTSLLQTYQVATGVLRHERGIVFAEGLTPVEQELDDNEFLEVRTVPVDEAVERVRDNPTNDATINGVLLAKEDGLL, encoded by the coding sequence ATGGACGACTCCGAACAGCAGGGGACGACGAGAACAGGCGACGACTGGACGGTGCTCGAATCGGTCACCGAATACGAGACCGGCTGGTACGAGGGGGGATACGATCTGGTCGAACAGCCAAACGGTACGACAAAACGCTACTACTGGGCCGAGCTTCCGCCCGCAGTCGTGATCGTTGCCGTCACGAACGACCAACTGGTCTGTGTCGAGCAGTACCGGCCGACGATTCACGAGAGCCAGCTCGAACTGCCCGCCGGGATCGTCGAGGATGGTGAGTCCTACACTACGGCGGGAGCACGTGAACTCCGTGAGGAGACCGGCTTCGAGCCGTCGGGCACCTCGCTGTTGCAGACGTATCAGGTGGCGACCGGCGTGCTCCGCCACGAACGTGGAATCGTCTTCGCCGAGGGGCTAACGCCGGTCGAACAGGAACTCGACGACAACGAGTTCCTCGAGGTCCGGACAGTTCCGGTCGATGAGGCCGTCGAGCGCGTACGGGACAATCCGACTAACGACGCAACGATCAACGGCGTGTTGCTTGCAAAAGAGGATGGGCTACTGTAG
- a CDS encoding aconitate hydratase, with the protein MGKTLTEKILDDHLVEGELTPGEEIGIEIDQVLTQDTTGTMVWLQFEAMGLEEVQTEIAAQYCDHQTYQFDFKNTDDHRFLRSAAGTFGAHFSRPGNGICHNVHRENFAAPGKTMLGSDSHTPTPGGLGELAIGAGGIDVTVAMGGAPYYIEMPEVVSVRLEGELPEWATAKDVILELLRRLSVKGGVGKILEYTGPGVETLTAPERMTITNMGTELGATSSIFPTDEQTKDYLERVGRGEEYVELQPDDDAEYHDEIVVDLSDLEPLIAQPSMPDNVVPVSEAAGEDVEQVIVGSCTNGGYEDILPVAKMLEGREVSMETETIVAPGSKQASEMLAREGWVAEMMAAGVNFSESTCGACIGIGHVPASDSVSLRTFNRNFEGRSGIEDDNVYLCSPEVAAAAALKGEIVDPRELEDEGIEAPGVELPDQYDGSKTDLIAPDEAVDDELIKGPNIGDVPLKDELDSDLAGEALLKMDDNITTDHIIPATQDILMYRSNIDKLSEFTLSRVDDTFAQRAADADGGFLVAGENYGQGSSREHAAMCPMYLGIDGVLAQSFARIHRANLFNFGLVPLIIDEDTYEKINQGDDIEIVDDVREGVESGQEEFTVRVNDDWEATAQLKASRRERDMLSLGGKLPWTKQQAEGGDSPAPADD; encoded by the coding sequence ATGGGAAAAACACTAACAGAGAAGATCCTCGATGATCACCTCGTCGAAGGCGAGCTGACGCCCGGCGAGGAGATCGGTATCGAGATCGATCAGGTTCTCACTCAGGATACTACCGGGACGATGGTCTGGCTGCAGTTCGAGGCGATGGGCCTGGAGGAGGTCCAGACCGAGATTGCCGCCCAGTACTGTGACCACCAGACCTATCAGTTCGACTTCAAGAATACGGACGACCACCGCTTCCTGCGCTCTGCAGCCGGTACTTTTGGGGCACACTTCTCCCGCCCCGGCAACGGTATCTGCCACAACGTCCACCGCGAGAACTTCGCGGCCCCCGGCAAGACGATGCTGGGTTCGGACTCTCACACCCCGACGCCCGGCGGGCTCGGCGAGCTTGCCATCGGTGCAGGTGGGATCGACGTCACCGTCGCGATGGGTGGCGCACCGTACTACATCGAGATGCCGGAAGTCGTCAGCGTTCGACTCGAGGGTGAACTCCCCGAGTGGGCAACCGCGAAAGACGTCATCCTCGAGCTGCTCCGACGTCTCTCCGTGAAGGGTGGCGTCGGAAAGATCCTCGAGTACACCGGTCCGGGCGTCGAGACGCTCACCGCTCCCGAGCGCATGACGATCACCAACATGGGCACGGAGCTCGGTGCGACCTCCTCGATCTTCCCGACCGACGAGCAGACGAAAGACTACCTCGAACGCGTTGGCCGCGGCGAGGAGTACGTTGAGCTCCAGCCCGACGACGACGCCGAGTATCACGACGAGATTGTCGTCGATCTCTCTGATCTGGAACCGCTCATCGCACAGCCCTCGATGCCCGACAACGTCGTGCCCGTCAGCGAGGCCGCTGGCGAGGACGTCGAGCAGGTCATCGTCGGCTCCTGTACGAACGGCGGCTACGAGGACATCCTCCCCGTCGCGAAGATGCTGGAAGGCCGCGAGGTCTCTATGGAGACCGAGACCATCGTTGCACCCGGCTCCAAGCAGGCCTCCGAGATGCTCGCCCGGGAGGGATGGGTCGCCGAGATGATGGCGGCTGGCGTCAACTTCTCCGAGTCGACCTGTGGTGCCTGTATCGGTATCGGTCACGTGCCGGCGAGCGACTCCGTGTCGCTGCGGACCTTCAACCGCAACTTCGAGGGGCGTTCGGGTATCGAAGACGACAACGTCTACCTCTGTTCGCCCGAGGTCGCCGCCGCCGCGGCGCTCAAAGGCGAGATCGTCGATCCGCGTGAACTCGAGGACGAGGGCATCGAGGCACCAGGCGTCGAACTGCCCGATCAGTACGACGGCTCCAAGACGGACCTCATCGCACCCGACGAGGCCGTCGACGACGAGCTCATCAAGGGCCCCAACATCGGCGACGTGCCGCTGAAGGACGAACTCGACAGCGACCTCGCGGGTGAGGCGCTGCTCAAGATGGACGACAACATCACGACCGACCACATCATTCCTGCGACCCAGGACATCCTGATGTACCGGTCGAACATCGACAAGCTCTCCGAGTTCACCCTCTCGCGTGTCGACGATACCTTCGCACAGCGAGCGGCCGACGCCGACGGCGGCTTCCTCGTCGCCGGCGAGAACTACGGGCAGGGCTCCTCGCGCGAACACGCCGCCATGTGCCCGATGTATCTGGGCATCGACGGCGTGCTCGCACAGAGCTTCGCACGGATCCACCGCGCGAACCTGTTTAACTTCGGGCTCGTTCCGCTGATCATCGACGAAGACACCTACGAGAAGATCAACCAGGGCGACGACATCGAGATCGTCGACGACGTCCGCGAGGGCGTCGAGAGCGGACAGGAGGAGTTCACCGTCCGCGTCAACGACGACTGGGAAGCGACCGCACAGCTCAAAGCCTCCCGGCGCGAGCGCGACATGCTCTCGCTGGGCGGCAAGCTCCCGTGGACGAAACAGCAAGCCGAAGGCGGCGACAGTCCCGCTCCCGCGGACGACTGA
- a CDS encoding DUF5810 domain-containing protein — MGYACPVCEAPQADGEHLANHLAITAIMGREGHEEWLDEHAPEWEDSTRSELAEAVVEHVPETEFPQLFEDTTDGHGHGGQSGATLEQEMARQTAGRGRGDLTDETRDVLAEARELTEEMLDAGEETTGAPDEE; from the coding sequence ATGGGATACGCCTGTCCGGTGTGCGAGGCTCCACAGGCCGATGGGGAACACCTCGCCAACCACCTCGCGATCACCGCGATTATGGGTCGTGAAGGGCACGAGGAGTGGCTCGACGAACACGCCCCCGAGTGGGAGGACTCGACCCGGAGCGAACTCGCCGAAGCGGTCGTCGAGCACGTTCCAGAGACGGAGTTTCCGCAGTTGTTCGAGGACACGACCGATGGGCACGGCCACGGTGGGCAGTCAGGAGCCACGCTCGAACAGGAGATGGCCCGCCAGACCGCGGGCCGCGGGCGCGGTGACCTCACCGACGAGACGCGGGACGTGCTTGCCGAAGCGCGCGAGCTGACCGAGGAGATGCTGGACGCGGGGGAAGAGACGACGGGGGCCCCCGACGAGGAGTAA
- a CDS encoding phosphate-starvation-inducible PsiE family protein — MGNRLRQLSAPSQTAMDWLVLATAYVLLILFLVGVFDILIGLYELFVTGQFTEPVALVRLLDTVLLLLIIVEVHRTLLAYVRDGPVVRTVIGAAIIAVAREIISFRLDDFATTDDALVAATAFALLLIVLVIAYYVVYARIE, encoded by the coding sequence ATGGGAAACCGGTTGCGACAGCTTTCTGCTCCGAGCCAGACGGCGATGGACTGGCTGGTCCTCGCGACCGCTTACGTCCTGTTGATTCTGTTTCTGGTCGGCGTTTTCGACATCCTGATCGGCCTGTACGAGTTGTTCGTGACGGGCCAGTTCACCGAACCGGTCGCGCTGGTCCGGTTGCTCGATACCGTGTTGCTGTTGTTGATCATCGTCGAGGTCCACCGAACGCTGCTGGCGTACGTCCGTGACGGACCGGTCGTCCGCACGGTCATCGGTGCGGCAATCATCGCCGTGGCCCGGGAGATCATCAGCTTCCGGCTCGACGACTTCGCGACTACCGACGACGCGCTCGTCGCCGCGACGGCCTTTGCCCTCCTGCTGATCGTGCTCGTAATCGCGTACTACGTCGTGTACGCCCGGATCGAGTAG
- a CDS encoding winged helix-turn-helix transcriptional regulator, which translates to MGQPSSALPTWCEGDNWCPMESTAAIIGKKWHPVIVHTLLENGPLGFNALQRNLGSISSKVLSESLEDMEEKHLLERRVISETPFRVEYALTEHGESLEPVIDAMTEWGEAYLEEATEPAESIV; encoded by the coding sequence ATGGGTCAACCGAGTTCCGCCCTTCCCACGTGGTGTGAGGGGGACAACTGGTGTCCGATGGAGTCGACGGCCGCGATCATCGGCAAGAAGTGGCACCCCGTCATCGTCCACACGTTACTGGAGAACGGGCCGCTCGGCTTCAATGCCCTGCAACGAAACCTGGGAAGCATCTCCTCGAAAGTCCTTTCGGAGAGCCTCGAAGACATGGAGGAAAAACACCTCCTCGAACGACGGGTTATCAGCGAGACGCCGTTCCGGGTCGAGTACGCGCTCACCGAGCACGGCGAATCGCTCGAGCCGGTGATCGATGCGATGACAGAGTGGGGCGAGGCGTATCTCGAAGAGGCCACAGAGCCCGCCGAATCGATCGTGTAG
- a CDS encoding NUDIX domain-containing protein gives MPPSTVTYVQKACAYITRTEGELLVFDGPEYEKKQVPKGTLDEDETPREALIREVREETGLEELDSIDYLTTDLWQRRERRWYVRHFFHAVVDEPRDEWVHTVTGEGEEVGNEYECSWIETPAQVQFALDLDDYLHLLRRQPLTAVPSPQSSQP, from the coding sequence ATGCCGCCCAGCACAGTAACGTACGTCCAGAAAGCCTGTGCGTACATCACCCGAACTGAGGGAGAACTGCTCGTGTTTGATGGTCCCGAGTACGAGAAAAAACAGGTCCCGAAAGGAACACTTGATGAGGACGAGACGCCGCGCGAGGCACTGATACGCGAGGTGCGTGAGGAGACGGGACTCGAGGAGCTCGATTCCATTGACTACCTGACAACCGATCTCTGGCAGCGTCGCGAGCGCCGCTGGTACGTCCGTCATTTCTTTCACGCGGTCGTTGACGAGCCCCGTGACGAGTGGGTTCACACGGTGACTGGAGAGGGCGAAGAGGTCGGTAACGAATACGAATGTAGCTGGATCGAGACGCCCGCTCAGGTTCAGTTCGCCCTCGATCTGGACGACTATCTTCACTTGCTTCGCCGTCAGCCGCTCACAGCGGTGCCAAGTCCACAGTCGAGCCAGCCGTAG